Proteins co-encoded in one Pseudopipra pipra isolate bDixPip1 chromosome 12, bDixPip1.hap1, whole genome shotgun sequence genomic window:
- the CCPG1 gene encoding cell cycle progression protein 1 isoform X5 — translation MSENSSDSDSSCGWTVINHEGSDIETVTSENGSTNDNHEFVSEEYVSLQEEEQAVDLQAQCSNDEEIPVVDNTVSGFEETQTVPEEKKQKIPDDGSCVGTVSDDSDIVTLEAPKPEETQSQEEAPADGEEAQSSEDFNMGSSSSSQYAFSHVETVFPSQASSEESSSDETSSQSSPAVRKRRPRKRLVSSSEAEGASPAEPEAEPPREEQPQRQFSSGLNRCIVLALVIAISMGFGHFYGTVQIQKRQQLVTKTREFKDMKDDLYQCQQEQGDQVHHKVGSLKGDPATCLTFNEVEKKSFDSQKKSLAAENQHLRESLEKEEKALASLQEELRKLRQQIRNLEDKGTSTESIVMENQKLREHLEEEKQRNNNFLRQKETLFAEAQMLRRELDKERHVTEALKKELEQLSSRQTPDSANDDDDDDDDDTLRENQEIETLRGRLIELEKKLNFEQQRSDLWEKLYVEAKDQTEKQEIFYENGQKKGAKGQSKTRKKSKESFFGSVKETFDAMKNSTKEFVRHHKEKIKQAKEAVKENLKKFTDSVKSTFRHFKDSTKNIFDEKKSSNDKRYEAHKKARTFYRDHNSYENQKHTHYRGPNMPKDFKSGRKHHFTTFEKDADSQKCLNDDLCNRKHHFAPKGCSGIFECAHQEFIGLFNRVSDPIRVDEFNRLMKKYLQQVVHNFHHWRELENFINKFFHNGLFIHDQMLFTDFVNDVKDYLEDMKEYQSNNEKVFEDLDKYVYRYYFHYDNSPQYGPSRPKRPSFTQTENSRHDKQAQKYHHRNKREGKWHKHGRTNGRHMANLEIELGQLPFDPKY, via the exons ATGTCTGAAAATTCCAGTGACAGTGATTCCTCCTGCGGCTGGACTGTCATCAATCATGAG GGTTCTGACATAGAGACAGTGACTTCAGAAAATGGAAGCACAAATGATAATCACGAGTTTGTTTCAGAAGAATATGTTTCTTTGCAAGAAGAGGAGCAAGCAGTTGATTTGCAAG cTCAGTGCAGCAATGATGAAGAGATACCAGTGGTAGATAACACTGTGTCTGGATTTGAGGAAACTCAGACAGTTCCAGAG gaaaagaaacaaaaaattcctGACGATGGGTCCTGCGTTGGAACTGTTAGCGATGATTCTGACATTGTTACACTTGAAGCTCCAAAACCAGAAGAAACTCAGAGTCAGGAGGAAGCTCCAGCAGATGGTGAAGAAGCTCAAAGTTCAGAGGATTTTAACATGGGTTCCTCCTCTAGCAGTCAATATGCATTTTCCCATGTAGAAACTG tttttccatctCAGGCCAGCAGTGAGGAATCCAGCAGTGACGAGACCAGCAGCCAGTCCAGTCCGGCCGTGCGGAAGCGCCGCCCTCGGAAGAGGTTGGTGTCCAGCTCCGAGGCCGAGGGCGCGTCCCCGGCCGAGCCGgaggctgagccccccagggaggagcagccccagcgccAGTTCAGCAGTGGCCTTAACAGGTGCATCGTCCTGGCCTTGGTGATTGCAATCAGCATGGGCTTTGGGCACTTCTATG GTACAGTCCAGATCCAGAAACGGCAGCAGCTGGTGACAAAGACACGTGAATTCAAAGATATGAAAGATGACCTTTACCAGTGCCAACAAGAGCAAGGAGATCAAGTGCACCACAAAGTGGGG TCACTCAAGGGAGATCCTGCCACGTGTTTGACCTTTAATGAGGTGGAGAAGAAATCCTTCgattctcaaaaaaaaagccttgctgCAGAAAATCAGCACTTAAGAGAATCTctagagaaggaagaaaaagctttgGCCTCACTTCAGGAAGAATTAAGGAAGCTAAGACAACAAATTAGAAACTTAGAAGATAAAGGCACTAGCACTGAATCTATTGTAATGGAAAATCAGAAACTAAGGGAACAtttggaagaggaaaagcaaagaaacaacaaTTTTCTCAGGCAAAAGGAAACACTCTTTGCAGAGGCACAGATGTTAAGGCGAGAACTGGACAAAGAACGTCATGTTACAGAAGCTCTGAAAAAAGAACTGGAACAGTTAAGTTCTCGTCAAACACCTGACAGTgctaatgatgatgatgatgatgatgatgatgatacaTTAAGAGAAAATCAGGAAATAGAAACTCTACGAGGAAGACTAATAGAACTAGAGAAAAAGCTGAACTTTGAGCAACAACGCTCTGATTTATGGGAGAAGCTGTATGTTGAAGCAAAAgaccaaactgaaaaacaagaaattttttatgaaaatGGACAAAAGAAAGGTGCTAAAGGGCAAAGTAAGACTagaaagaaatcaaaggaatcATTTTTTGGTTCAGTTAAAGAAACTTTTGATGCTATGAAAAATTCCACGAAAGAGTTTGTAAGACACCATAAAGAAAAGATTAAGCAGGCTAAAGAAGCAGTgaaagaaaacttgaaaaaattcACTGATTCTGTAAAGTCTACATTCAGACACTTCAAAGACAGCACAAAAAACATCTTTGATGAAAAGAAGTCATCAAATGATAAAAGATACGAGGCACACAAGAAAGCTCGAACTTTTTACCGAGACCATAACTCCTACGAGAATCAGAAGCACACACATTACAGGGGACCCAACATGCCAAAAGATTTcaaaagtggaagaaaacatCATTTTACAACATTTGAAAAAGATGCAGATTCTCAGAAATGTCTCAATGATGACTTGTGTAATAGAAAACACCACTTTGCCCCGAAGGGCTGCTCTGGTATTTTTGAATGTGCTCACCAGGAATTCATTGGTCTCTTTAACAGAGTATCGGATCCTATCAGGGTGGATGAATTTAATCGGCTAATGAAGAAGTATTTGCAACAAGTTGTACATAACTTTCATCACTGGAGAGAACTAGAAAATTTCATCAATAAGTTTTTTCATAATGGGTTATTTATACATGACCAGATGCTGTTCACTGATTTTGTCAATGATGTCAAGGATTACCTGGAAGATATGAAGGAATACCAGAGTAATAATGAGAAGGTTTTTGAGGATTTGGACAAATACGTCTACAGATACTACTTCCATTATGATAATTCACCCCAGTATGGACCCAG TCGACCTAAAAGACCTTCTTTTACACAAACTGAAAATTCCAGACATGACAAACAAGCTCAGAAGTACCATCACCGTAATAAAAGAGAAGGTAAATGGCATAAACATGGTCGCACTAATGGAAGACACATGGCAAACCTTGAAATAGAATTGGGGCAACTACCCTTTGATCCAAAATATTGA
- the CCPG1 gene encoding cell cycle progression protein 1 isoform X1: MSENSSDSDSSCGWTVINHEGSDIETVTSENGSTNDNHEFVSEEYVSLQEEEQAVDLQAQCSNDEEIPVVDNTVSGFEETQTVPEEKKQKIPDDGSCVGTVSDDSDIVTLEAPKPEETQSQEEAPADGEEAQSSEDFNMGSSSSSQYAFSHVETVSWLEKLRKIPVCVRGWGNEVKEHVSRSLPFQVFPSQASSEESSSDETSSQSSPAVRKRRPRKRLVSSSEAEGASPAEPEAEPPREEQPQRQFSSGLNRCIVLALVIAISMGFGHFYGKPEGTVQIQKRQQLVTKTREFKDMKDDLYQCQQEQGDQVHHKVGSLKGDPATCLTFNEVEKKSFDSQKKSLAAENQHLRESLEKEEKALASLQEELRKLRQQIRNLEDKGTSTESIVMENQKLREHLEEEKQRNNNFLRQKETLFAEAQMLRRELDKERHVTEALKKELEQLSSRQTPDSANDDDDDDDDDTLRENQEIETLRGRLIELEKKLNFEQQRSDLWEKLYVEAKDQTEKQEIFYENGQKKGAKGQSKTRKKSKESFFGSVKETFDAMKNSTKEFVRHHKEKIKQAKEAVKENLKKFTDSVKSTFRHFKDSTKNIFDEKKSSNDKRYEAHKKARTFYRDHNSYENQKHTHYRGPNMPKDFKSGRKHHFTTFEKDADSQKCLNDDLCNRKHHFAPKGCSGIFECAHQEFIGLFNRVSDPIRVDEFNRLMKKYLQQVVHNFHHWRELENFINKFFHNGLFIHDQMLFTDFVNDVKDYLEDMKEYQSNNEKVFEDLDKYVYRYYFHYDNSPQYGPSRPKRPSFTQTENSRHDKQAQKYHHRNKREGKWHKHGRTNGRHMANLEIELGQLPFDPKY, encoded by the exons ATGTCTGAAAATTCCAGTGACAGTGATTCCTCCTGCGGCTGGACTGTCATCAATCATGAG GGTTCTGACATAGAGACAGTGACTTCAGAAAATGGAAGCACAAATGATAATCACGAGTTTGTTTCAGAAGAATATGTTTCTTTGCAAGAAGAGGAGCAAGCAGTTGATTTGCAAG cTCAGTGCAGCAATGATGAAGAGATACCAGTGGTAGATAACACTGTGTCTGGATTTGAGGAAACTCAGACAGTTCCAGAG gaaaagaaacaaaaaattcctGACGATGGGTCCTGCGTTGGAACTGTTAGCGATGATTCTGACATTGTTACACTTGAAGCTCCAAAACCAGAAGAAACTCAGAGTCAGGAGGAAGCTCCAGCAGATGGTGAAGAAGCTCAAAGTTCAGAGGATTTTAACATGGGTTCCTCCTCTAGCAGTCAATATGCATTTTCCCATGTAGAAACTG TCAGttggctggagaagctgaggAAGATTCCTGTTTGTGTAAGGGGATGGGGAAATGAGGTGAAAGAGCATGTGTCTCGCAGTCTTCCTTTCCAAG tttttccatctCAGGCCAGCAGTGAGGAATCCAGCAGTGACGAGACCAGCAGCCAGTCCAGTCCGGCCGTGCGGAAGCGCCGCCCTCGGAAGAGGTTGGTGTCCAGCTCCGAGGCCGAGGGCGCGTCCCCGGCCGAGCCGgaggctgagccccccagggaggagcagccccagcgccAGTTCAGCAGTGGCCTTAACAGGTGCATCGTCCTGGCCTTGGTGATTGCAATCAGCATGGGCTTTGGGCACTTCTATG gTAAACCTGAAG GTACAGTCCAGATCCAGAAACGGCAGCAGCTGGTGACAAAGACACGTGAATTCAAAGATATGAAAGATGACCTTTACCAGTGCCAACAAGAGCAAGGAGATCAAGTGCACCACAAAGTGGGG TCACTCAAGGGAGATCCTGCCACGTGTTTGACCTTTAATGAGGTGGAGAAGAAATCCTTCgattctcaaaaaaaaagccttgctgCAGAAAATCAGCACTTAAGAGAATCTctagagaaggaagaaaaagctttgGCCTCACTTCAGGAAGAATTAAGGAAGCTAAGACAACAAATTAGAAACTTAGAAGATAAAGGCACTAGCACTGAATCTATTGTAATGGAAAATCAGAAACTAAGGGAACAtttggaagaggaaaagcaaagaaacaacaaTTTTCTCAGGCAAAAGGAAACACTCTTTGCAGAGGCACAGATGTTAAGGCGAGAACTGGACAAAGAACGTCATGTTACAGAAGCTCTGAAAAAAGAACTGGAACAGTTAAGTTCTCGTCAAACACCTGACAGTgctaatgatgatgatgatgatgatgatgatgatacaTTAAGAGAAAATCAGGAAATAGAAACTCTACGAGGAAGACTAATAGAACTAGAGAAAAAGCTGAACTTTGAGCAACAACGCTCTGATTTATGGGAGAAGCTGTATGTTGAAGCAAAAgaccaaactgaaaaacaagaaattttttatgaaaatGGACAAAAGAAAGGTGCTAAAGGGCAAAGTAAGACTagaaagaaatcaaaggaatcATTTTTTGGTTCAGTTAAAGAAACTTTTGATGCTATGAAAAATTCCACGAAAGAGTTTGTAAGACACCATAAAGAAAAGATTAAGCAGGCTAAAGAAGCAGTgaaagaaaacttgaaaaaattcACTGATTCTGTAAAGTCTACATTCAGACACTTCAAAGACAGCACAAAAAACATCTTTGATGAAAAGAAGTCATCAAATGATAAAAGATACGAGGCACACAAGAAAGCTCGAACTTTTTACCGAGACCATAACTCCTACGAGAATCAGAAGCACACACATTACAGGGGACCCAACATGCCAAAAGATTTcaaaagtggaagaaaacatCATTTTACAACATTTGAAAAAGATGCAGATTCTCAGAAATGTCTCAATGATGACTTGTGTAATAGAAAACACCACTTTGCCCCGAAGGGCTGCTCTGGTATTTTTGAATGTGCTCACCAGGAATTCATTGGTCTCTTTAACAGAGTATCGGATCCTATCAGGGTGGATGAATTTAATCGGCTAATGAAGAAGTATTTGCAACAAGTTGTACATAACTTTCATCACTGGAGAGAACTAGAAAATTTCATCAATAAGTTTTTTCATAATGGGTTATTTATACATGACCAGATGCTGTTCACTGATTTTGTCAATGATGTCAAGGATTACCTGGAAGATATGAAGGAATACCAGAGTAATAATGAGAAGGTTTTTGAGGATTTGGACAAATACGTCTACAGATACTACTTCCATTATGATAATTCACCCCAGTATGGACCCAG TCGACCTAAAAGACCTTCTTTTACACAAACTGAAAATTCCAGACATGACAAACAAGCTCAGAAGTACCATCACCGTAATAAAAGAGAAGGTAAATGGCATAAACATGGTCGCACTAATGGAAGACACATGGCAAACCTTGAAATAGAATTGGGGCAACTACCCTTTGATCCAAAATATTGA
- the CCPG1 gene encoding cell cycle progression protein 1 isoform X3 yields the protein MSENSSDSDSSCGWTVINHEGSDIETVTSENGSTNDNHEFVSEEYVSLQEEEQAVDLQAQCSNDEEIPVVDNTVSGFEETQTVPEEKKQKIPDDGSCVGTVSDDSDIVTLEAPKPEETQSQEEAPADGEEAQSSEDFNMGSSSSSQYAFSHVETVSWLEKLRKIPVCVRGWGNEVKEHVSRSLPFQVFPSQASSEESSSDETSSQSSPAVRKRRPRKRLVSSSEAEGASPAEPEAEPPREEQPQRQFSSGLNRCIVLALVIAISMGFGHFYGKPEGTVQIQKRQQLVTKTREFKDMKDDLYQCQQEQGDQVHHKVGSLKGDPATCLTFNEVEKKSFDSQKKSLAAENQHLRESLEKEEKALASLQEELRKLRQQIRNLEDKGTSTESIVMENQKLREHLEEEKQRNNNFLRQKETLFAEAQMLRRELDKERHVTEALKKELEQLSSRQTPDSANDDDDDDDDDTLRENQEIETLRGRLIELEKKLNFEQQRSDLWEKLYVEAKDQTEKQEIFYENGQKKGAKGQSKTRKKSKESFFGSVKETFDAMKNSTKEFVRHHKEKIKQAKEAVKENLKKFTDSVKSTFRHFKDSTKNIFDEKKSSNDKRYEAHKKARTFYRDHNSYENQKHTHYRGPNMPKDFKSGRKHHFTTFEKDADSQKCLNDDLCNRKHHFAPKGCSGIFECAHQEFIGLFNRVSDPIRVDEFNRLMKKYLQQVVHNFHHWRELENFINKFFHNGLFIHDQMLFTDFVNDVKDYLEDMKEYQSNNEKVFEDLDKYVYRYYFHYDNSPQYGPSRPKRPSFTQTENSRHDKQAQKYHHRNKREGKPARKRSTYPV from the exons ATGTCTGAAAATTCCAGTGACAGTGATTCCTCCTGCGGCTGGACTGTCATCAATCATGAG GGTTCTGACATAGAGACAGTGACTTCAGAAAATGGAAGCACAAATGATAATCACGAGTTTGTTTCAGAAGAATATGTTTCTTTGCAAGAAGAGGAGCAAGCAGTTGATTTGCAAG cTCAGTGCAGCAATGATGAAGAGATACCAGTGGTAGATAACACTGTGTCTGGATTTGAGGAAACTCAGACAGTTCCAGAG gaaaagaaacaaaaaattcctGACGATGGGTCCTGCGTTGGAACTGTTAGCGATGATTCTGACATTGTTACACTTGAAGCTCCAAAACCAGAAGAAACTCAGAGTCAGGAGGAAGCTCCAGCAGATGGTGAAGAAGCTCAAAGTTCAGAGGATTTTAACATGGGTTCCTCCTCTAGCAGTCAATATGCATTTTCCCATGTAGAAACTG TCAGttggctggagaagctgaggAAGATTCCTGTTTGTGTAAGGGGATGGGGAAATGAGGTGAAAGAGCATGTGTCTCGCAGTCTTCCTTTCCAAG tttttccatctCAGGCCAGCAGTGAGGAATCCAGCAGTGACGAGACCAGCAGCCAGTCCAGTCCGGCCGTGCGGAAGCGCCGCCCTCGGAAGAGGTTGGTGTCCAGCTCCGAGGCCGAGGGCGCGTCCCCGGCCGAGCCGgaggctgagccccccagggaggagcagccccagcgccAGTTCAGCAGTGGCCTTAACAGGTGCATCGTCCTGGCCTTGGTGATTGCAATCAGCATGGGCTTTGGGCACTTCTATG gTAAACCTGAAG GTACAGTCCAGATCCAGAAACGGCAGCAGCTGGTGACAAAGACACGTGAATTCAAAGATATGAAAGATGACCTTTACCAGTGCCAACAAGAGCAAGGAGATCAAGTGCACCACAAAGTGGGG TCACTCAAGGGAGATCCTGCCACGTGTTTGACCTTTAATGAGGTGGAGAAGAAATCCTTCgattctcaaaaaaaaagccttgctgCAGAAAATCAGCACTTAAGAGAATCTctagagaaggaagaaaaagctttgGCCTCACTTCAGGAAGAATTAAGGAAGCTAAGACAACAAATTAGAAACTTAGAAGATAAAGGCACTAGCACTGAATCTATTGTAATGGAAAATCAGAAACTAAGGGAACAtttggaagaggaaaagcaaagaaacaacaaTTTTCTCAGGCAAAAGGAAACACTCTTTGCAGAGGCACAGATGTTAAGGCGAGAACTGGACAAAGAACGTCATGTTACAGAAGCTCTGAAAAAAGAACTGGAACAGTTAAGTTCTCGTCAAACACCTGACAGTgctaatgatgatgatgatgatgatgatgatgatacaTTAAGAGAAAATCAGGAAATAGAAACTCTACGAGGAAGACTAATAGAACTAGAGAAAAAGCTGAACTTTGAGCAACAACGCTCTGATTTATGGGAGAAGCTGTATGTTGAAGCAAAAgaccaaactgaaaaacaagaaattttttatgaaaatGGACAAAAGAAAGGTGCTAAAGGGCAAAGTAAGACTagaaagaaatcaaaggaatcATTTTTTGGTTCAGTTAAAGAAACTTTTGATGCTATGAAAAATTCCACGAAAGAGTTTGTAAGACACCATAAAGAAAAGATTAAGCAGGCTAAAGAAGCAGTgaaagaaaacttgaaaaaattcACTGATTCTGTAAAGTCTACATTCAGACACTTCAAAGACAGCACAAAAAACATCTTTGATGAAAAGAAGTCATCAAATGATAAAAGATACGAGGCACACAAGAAAGCTCGAACTTTTTACCGAGACCATAACTCCTACGAGAATCAGAAGCACACACATTACAGGGGACCCAACATGCCAAAAGATTTcaaaagtggaagaaaacatCATTTTACAACATTTGAAAAAGATGCAGATTCTCAGAAATGTCTCAATGATGACTTGTGTAATAGAAAACACCACTTTGCCCCGAAGGGCTGCTCTGGTATTTTTGAATGTGCTCACCAGGAATTCATTGGTCTCTTTAACAGAGTATCGGATCCTATCAGGGTGGATGAATTTAATCGGCTAATGAAGAAGTATTTGCAACAAGTTGTACATAACTTTCATCACTGGAGAGAACTAGAAAATTTCATCAATAAGTTTTTTCATAATGGGTTATTTATACATGACCAGATGCTGTTCACTGATTTTGTCAATGATGTCAAGGATTACCTGGAAGATATGAAGGAATACCAGAGTAATAATGAGAAGGTTTTTGAGGATTTGGACAAATACGTCTACAGATACTACTTCCATTATGATAATTCACCCCAGTATGGACCCAG TCGACCTAAAAGACCTTCTTTTACACAAACTGAAAATTCCAGACATGACAAACAAGCTCAGAAGTACCATCACCGTAATAAAAGAGAAG GAAAGCCTGCTAGGAAAAGAAGTACCTATCCTGTTTGA
- the CCPG1 gene encoding cell cycle progression protein 1 isoform X2 → MSENSSDSDSSCGWTVINHEGSDIETVTSENGSTNDNHEFVSEEYVSLQEEEQAVDLQAQCSNDEEIPVVDNTVSGFEETQTVPEEKKQKIPDDGSCVGTVSDDSDIVTLEAPKPEETQSQEEAPADGEEAQSSEDFNMGSSSSSQYAFSHVETVSWLEKLRKIPVCVRGWGNEVKEHVSRSLPFQVFPSQASSEESSSDETSSQSSPAVRKRRPRKRLVSSSEAEGASPAEPEAEPPREEQPQRQFSSGLNRCIVLALVIAISMGFGHFYGTVQIQKRQQLVTKTREFKDMKDDLYQCQQEQGDQVHHKVGSLKGDPATCLTFNEVEKKSFDSQKKSLAAENQHLRESLEKEEKALASLQEELRKLRQQIRNLEDKGTSTESIVMENQKLREHLEEEKQRNNNFLRQKETLFAEAQMLRRELDKERHVTEALKKELEQLSSRQTPDSANDDDDDDDDDTLRENQEIETLRGRLIELEKKLNFEQQRSDLWEKLYVEAKDQTEKQEIFYENGQKKGAKGQSKTRKKSKESFFGSVKETFDAMKNSTKEFVRHHKEKIKQAKEAVKENLKKFTDSVKSTFRHFKDSTKNIFDEKKSSNDKRYEAHKKARTFYRDHNSYENQKHTHYRGPNMPKDFKSGRKHHFTTFEKDADSQKCLNDDLCNRKHHFAPKGCSGIFECAHQEFIGLFNRVSDPIRVDEFNRLMKKYLQQVVHNFHHWRELENFINKFFHNGLFIHDQMLFTDFVNDVKDYLEDMKEYQSNNEKVFEDLDKYVYRYYFHYDNSPQYGPSRPKRPSFTQTENSRHDKQAQKYHHRNKREGKWHKHGRTNGRHMANLEIELGQLPFDPKY, encoded by the exons ATGTCTGAAAATTCCAGTGACAGTGATTCCTCCTGCGGCTGGACTGTCATCAATCATGAG GGTTCTGACATAGAGACAGTGACTTCAGAAAATGGAAGCACAAATGATAATCACGAGTTTGTTTCAGAAGAATATGTTTCTTTGCAAGAAGAGGAGCAAGCAGTTGATTTGCAAG cTCAGTGCAGCAATGATGAAGAGATACCAGTGGTAGATAACACTGTGTCTGGATTTGAGGAAACTCAGACAGTTCCAGAG gaaaagaaacaaaaaattcctGACGATGGGTCCTGCGTTGGAACTGTTAGCGATGATTCTGACATTGTTACACTTGAAGCTCCAAAACCAGAAGAAACTCAGAGTCAGGAGGAAGCTCCAGCAGATGGTGAAGAAGCTCAAAGTTCAGAGGATTTTAACATGGGTTCCTCCTCTAGCAGTCAATATGCATTTTCCCATGTAGAAACTG TCAGttggctggagaagctgaggAAGATTCCTGTTTGTGTAAGGGGATGGGGAAATGAGGTGAAAGAGCATGTGTCTCGCAGTCTTCCTTTCCAAG tttttccatctCAGGCCAGCAGTGAGGAATCCAGCAGTGACGAGACCAGCAGCCAGTCCAGTCCGGCCGTGCGGAAGCGCCGCCCTCGGAAGAGGTTGGTGTCCAGCTCCGAGGCCGAGGGCGCGTCCCCGGCCGAGCCGgaggctgagccccccagggaggagcagccccagcgccAGTTCAGCAGTGGCCTTAACAGGTGCATCGTCCTGGCCTTGGTGATTGCAATCAGCATGGGCTTTGGGCACTTCTATG GTACAGTCCAGATCCAGAAACGGCAGCAGCTGGTGACAAAGACACGTGAATTCAAAGATATGAAAGATGACCTTTACCAGTGCCAACAAGAGCAAGGAGATCAAGTGCACCACAAAGTGGGG TCACTCAAGGGAGATCCTGCCACGTGTTTGACCTTTAATGAGGTGGAGAAGAAATCCTTCgattctcaaaaaaaaagccttgctgCAGAAAATCAGCACTTAAGAGAATCTctagagaaggaagaaaaagctttgGCCTCACTTCAGGAAGAATTAAGGAAGCTAAGACAACAAATTAGAAACTTAGAAGATAAAGGCACTAGCACTGAATCTATTGTAATGGAAAATCAGAAACTAAGGGAACAtttggaagaggaaaagcaaagaaacaacaaTTTTCTCAGGCAAAAGGAAACACTCTTTGCAGAGGCACAGATGTTAAGGCGAGAACTGGACAAAGAACGTCATGTTACAGAAGCTCTGAAAAAAGAACTGGAACAGTTAAGTTCTCGTCAAACACCTGACAGTgctaatgatgatgatgatgatgatgatgatgatacaTTAAGAGAAAATCAGGAAATAGAAACTCTACGAGGAAGACTAATAGAACTAGAGAAAAAGCTGAACTTTGAGCAACAACGCTCTGATTTATGGGAGAAGCTGTATGTTGAAGCAAAAgaccaaactgaaaaacaagaaattttttatgaaaatGGACAAAAGAAAGGTGCTAAAGGGCAAAGTAAGACTagaaagaaatcaaaggaatcATTTTTTGGTTCAGTTAAAGAAACTTTTGATGCTATGAAAAATTCCACGAAAGAGTTTGTAAGACACCATAAAGAAAAGATTAAGCAGGCTAAAGAAGCAGTgaaagaaaacttgaaaaaattcACTGATTCTGTAAAGTCTACATTCAGACACTTCAAAGACAGCACAAAAAACATCTTTGATGAAAAGAAGTCATCAAATGATAAAAGATACGAGGCACACAAGAAAGCTCGAACTTTTTACCGAGACCATAACTCCTACGAGAATCAGAAGCACACACATTACAGGGGACCCAACATGCCAAAAGATTTcaaaagtggaagaaaacatCATTTTACAACATTTGAAAAAGATGCAGATTCTCAGAAATGTCTCAATGATGACTTGTGTAATAGAAAACACCACTTTGCCCCGAAGGGCTGCTCTGGTATTTTTGAATGTGCTCACCAGGAATTCATTGGTCTCTTTAACAGAGTATCGGATCCTATCAGGGTGGATGAATTTAATCGGCTAATGAAGAAGTATTTGCAACAAGTTGTACATAACTTTCATCACTGGAGAGAACTAGAAAATTTCATCAATAAGTTTTTTCATAATGGGTTATTTATACATGACCAGATGCTGTTCACTGATTTTGTCAATGATGTCAAGGATTACCTGGAAGATATGAAGGAATACCAGAGTAATAATGAGAAGGTTTTTGAGGATTTGGACAAATACGTCTACAGATACTACTTCCATTATGATAATTCACCCCAGTATGGACCCAG TCGACCTAAAAGACCTTCTTTTACACAAACTGAAAATTCCAGACATGACAAACAAGCTCAGAAGTACCATCACCGTAATAAAAGAGAAGGTAAATGGCATAAACATGGTCGCACTAATGGAAGACACATGGCAAACCTTGAAATAGAATTGGGGCAACTACCCTTTGATCCAAAATATTGA